In Drosophila simulans strain w501 chromosome 3R, Prin_Dsim_3.1, whole genome shotgun sequence, a single window of DNA contains:
- the LOC6729817 gene encoding protein spaetzle isoform X6, whose product MTPMWISLLKVLLLLSAFVGMYEPKEYDGIIKEIFTVNNDKGVVLFNTTADSAPFMPIPTQHDDLPQKQKQNQNQSPIPETNRHYHQYHSLIQPDQYFKVQRSPNGKLNLVFNDTFVSLQRTDTEVQSEQPTPPRHPSDTFVFPDSPIAKYRPPQSPPRPLRNDTKERNPCAKDESQHLRNFCTNVDDYPDLSGLTQKLKNNFAKFFSNDLQPTDVSSRVGGSDERFLCRSIRKLVYPKKGMRADDTWQFIVNNDEYKQAIQIEECEGADQPCDFAANFPQSYNPICKQHYTQQTLASITSDGELDVVQHSFKIPSCCKCALKTG is encoded by the exons ATGACGCCCATGTGGATATCGCTGCTCAaagtcctgctgctgctgtccgcCTTCGTGGGCATG TACGAGCCCAAGGAATATGATGGTATCATCAAAGAGATTTTTACAGTAAACAATGATAAGGGAGTTGTCCTCTTTAAT ACGACCGCGGACAGTGCACCCTTCATGCCCATACCCACCCAGCACGACGATCTGCcccagaaacagaaacagaatcagaatcaATCCCCGATACCCGAAACGAACCGCCATTACCATCAGTATCACAGCCTGATCCAACCAGATCAGTACTTCAAAGTGCAGCGCTCCCCGAACGGAAAGCTGAATCTGGTCTTTAACGATACGTTCGTATCTTTGCAGAGGACGGACACGGAGGTGCAATCCGAACAGCCGACACCACCCCGACATCCATCGGATA CATTTGTCTTCCCCGATTCCCCCATAGCCAAGTATCGGCCACCACAATCCCCACCGCGTCCGCTGAGGAATGACACCAAGGAGCGTAATCCCTGCGCCAAGGATGAAAGCCAACACCTTCGGAACTTCTGCACGAATGTGGACGACTACCCGGACCTTTCAGGCCTCACACAGAAGCTGAAAAACAACTTTGCCAAGTTCTTTAGCAACGATCTTCAGCCCACGGATGTGAGCTCTCGCGTTGGTGGCTCAGACGAGCGATTCCTGTGCAGGAGCATCAGGAAGCTGGTGTACCCAAAGAAGGGCATGCGGGCGGACGACACCTGGCAGTTCATTGTCAATAACGATGAGTACAAACAGGCCATCCAGATCGAGGAGTGCGA AGGAGCGGACCAACCCTGTGACTTCGCCGCCAACTTTCCGCAAAGCTACAATCCCATCTGCAAGCAGCACTACACACAGCAGACCCTGGCCAGCATCACGAGCGATGGCGAACTGGACGTGGTGCAGCATTCCTTCAAGATCCCCTCCTGCTGCAAGTGCGCGTTGAAGACTGGGTGA
- the LOC6729817 gene encoding protein spaetzle isoform X14 — MTPMWISLLKVLLLLSAFVGMYEPKEYDGIIKEIFTVNNDKGVVLFNRTDTEVQSEQPTPPRHPSDTFVFPDSPIAKYRPPQSPPRPLRNDTKERNPCAKDESQHLRNFCTNVDDYPDLSGLTQKLKNNFAKFFSNDLQPTDVSSRVGGSDERFLCRSIRKLVYPKKGMRADDTWQFIVNNDEYKQAIQIEECEGADQPCDFAANFPQSYNPICKQHYTQQTLASITSDGELDVVQHSFKIPSCCKCALKTG, encoded by the exons ATGACGCCCATGTGGATATCGCTGCTCAaagtcctgctgctgctgtccgcCTTCGTGGGCATG TACGAGCCCAAGGAATATGATGGTATCATCAAAGAGATTTTTACAGTAAACAATGATAAGGGAGTTGTCCTCTTTAAT AGGACGGACACGGAGGTGCAATCCGAACAGCCGACACCACCCCGACATCCATCGGATA CATTTGTCTTCCCCGATTCCCCCATAGCCAAGTATCGGCCACCACAATCCCCACCGCGTCCGCTGAGGAATGACACCAAGGAGCGTAATCCCTGCGCCAAGGATGAAAGCCAACACCTTCGGAACTTCTGCACGAATGTGGACGACTACCCGGACCTTTCAGGCCTCACACAGAAGCTGAAAAACAACTTTGCCAAGTTCTTTAGCAACGATCTTCAGCCCACGGATGTGAGCTCTCGCGTTGGTGGCTCAGACGAGCGATTCCTGTGCAGGAGCATCAGGAAGCTGGTGTACCCAAAGAAGGGCATGCGGGCGGACGACACCTGGCAGTTCATTGTCAATAACGATGAGTACAAACAGGCCATCCAGATCGAGGAGTGCGA AGGAGCGGACCAACCCTGTGACTTCGCCGCCAACTTTCCGCAAAGCTACAATCCCATCTGCAAGCAGCACTACACACAGCAGACCCTGGCCAGCATCACGAGCGATGGCGAACTGGACGTGGTGCAGCATTCCTTCAAGATCCCCTCCTGCTGCAAGTGCGCGTTGAAGACTGGGTGA
- the LOC6729817 gene encoding protein spaetzle isoform X16: protein MTPMWISLLKVLLLLSAFVGMRTDTEVQSEQPTPPRHPSDTFVFPDSPIAKYRPPQSPPRPLRNDTKERNPCAKDESQHLRNFCTNVDDYPDLSGLTQKLKNNFAKFFSNDLQPTDVSSRVGGSDERFLCRSIRKLVYPKKGMRADDTWQFIVNNDEYKQAIQIEECEGADQPCDFAANFPQSYNPICKQHYTQQTLASITSDGELDVVQHSFKIPSCCKCALKTG, encoded by the exons ATGACGCCCATGTGGATATCGCTGCTCAaagtcctgctgctgctgtccgcCTTCGTGGGCATG AGGACGGACACGGAGGTGCAATCCGAACAGCCGACACCACCCCGACATCCATCGGATA CATTTGTCTTCCCCGATTCCCCCATAGCCAAGTATCGGCCACCACAATCCCCACCGCGTCCGCTGAGGAATGACACCAAGGAGCGTAATCCCTGCGCCAAGGATGAAAGCCAACACCTTCGGAACTTCTGCACGAATGTGGACGACTACCCGGACCTTTCAGGCCTCACACAGAAGCTGAAAAACAACTTTGCCAAGTTCTTTAGCAACGATCTTCAGCCCACGGATGTGAGCTCTCGCGTTGGTGGCTCAGACGAGCGATTCCTGTGCAGGAGCATCAGGAAGCTGGTGTACCCAAAGAAGGGCATGCGGGCGGACGACACCTGGCAGTTCATTGTCAATAACGATGAGTACAAACAGGCCATCCAGATCGAGGAGTGCGA AGGAGCGGACCAACCCTGTGACTTCGCCGCCAACTTTCCGCAAAGCTACAATCCCATCTGCAAGCAGCACTACACACAGCAGACCCTGGCCAGCATCACGAGCGATGGCGAACTGGACGTGGTGCAGCATTCCTTCAAGATCCCCTCCTGCTGCAAGTGCGCGTTGAAGACTGGGTGA
- the LOC6729817 gene encoding protein spaetzle isoform X4, whose protein sequence is MTPMWISLLKVLLLLSAFVGMIVYIKIEITNRDEAEVRAAKTEADYEALLAIKKNEEPGESASYHLQTTADSAPFMPIPTQHDDLPQKQKQNQNQSPIPETNRHYHQYHSLIQPDQYFKVQRSPNGKLNLVFNDTFVSLQRTDTEVQSEQPTPPRHPSDTFVFPDSPIAKYRPPQSPPRPLRNDTKERNPCAKDESQHLRNFCTNVDDYPDLSGLTQKLKNNFAKFFSNDLQPTDVSSRVGGSDERFLCRSIRKLVYPKKGMRADDTWQFIVNNDEYKQAIQIEECEGADQPCDFAANFPQSYNPICKQHYTQQTLASITSDGELDVVQHSFKIPSCCKCALKTG, encoded by the exons ATGACGCCCATGTGGATATCGCTGCTCAaagtcctgctgctgctgtccgcCTTCGTGGGCATG ATAGTTTAtatcaaaatcgaaataacGAATCGAGACGAGGCCGAGGTGAGGGCAGCGAAAACAGAGGCAGACTATGAGGCCCTTTTGGCTATCAAGAAAAATGAGGAACCCGGAGAGTCAGCATCTTATCACTTACAG ACGACCGCGGACAGTGCACCCTTCATGCCCATACCCACCCAGCACGACGATCTGCcccagaaacagaaacagaatcagaatcaATCCCCGATACCCGAAACGAACCGCCATTACCATCAGTATCACAGCCTGATCCAACCAGATCAGTACTTCAAAGTGCAGCGCTCCCCGAACGGAAAGCTGAATCTGGTCTTTAACGATACGTTCGTATCTTTGCAGAGGACGGACACGGAGGTGCAATCCGAACAGCCGACACCACCCCGACATCCATCGGATA CATTTGTCTTCCCCGATTCCCCCATAGCCAAGTATCGGCCACCACAATCCCCACCGCGTCCGCTGAGGAATGACACCAAGGAGCGTAATCCCTGCGCCAAGGATGAAAGCCAACACCTTCGGAACTTCTGCACGAATGTGGACGACTACCCGGACCTTTCAGGCCTCACACAGAAGCTGAAAAACAACTTTGCCAAGTTCTTTAGCAACGATCTTCAGCCCACGGATGTGAGCTCTCGCGTTGGTGGCTCAGACGAGCGATTCCTGTGCAGGAGCATCAGGAAGCTGGTGTACCCAAAGAAGGGCATGCGGGCGGACGACACCTGGCAGTTCATTGTCAATAACGATGAGTACAAACAGGCCATCCAGATCGAGGAGTGCGA AGGAGCGGACCAACCCTGTGACTTCGCCGCCAACTTTCCGCAAAGCTACAATCCCATCTGCAAGCAGCACTACACACAGCAGACCCTGGCCAGCATCACGAGCGATGGCGAACTGGACGTGGTGCAGCATTCCTTCAAGATCCCCTCCTGCTGCAAGTGCGCGTTGAAGACTGGGTGA
- the LOC6729817 gene encoding protein spaetzle isoform X17: MTPMWISLLKVLLLLSAFVGMRTDTEVQSEQPTPPRHPSDTKYRPPQSPPRPLRNDTKERNPCAKDESQHLRNFCTNVDDYPDLSGLTQKLKNNFAKFFSNDLQPTDVSSRVGGSDERFLCRSIRKLVYPKKGMRADDTWQFIVNNDEYKQAIQIEECEGADQPCDFAANFPQSYNPICKQHYTQQTLASITSDGELDVVQHSFKIPSCCKCALKTG; this comes from the exons ATGACGCCCATGTGGATATCGCTGCTCAaagtcctgctgctgctgtccgcCTTCGTGGGCATG AGGACGGACACGGAGGTGCAATCCGAACAGCCGACACCACCCCGACATCCATCGGATA CCAAGTATCGGCCACCACAATCCCCACCGCGTCCGCTGAGGAATGACACCAAGGAGCGTAATCCCTGCGCCAAGGATGAAAGCCAACACCTTCGGAACTTCTGCACGAATGTGGACGACTACCCGGACCTTTCAGGCCTCACACAGAAGCTGAAAAACAACTTTGCCAAGTTCTTTAGCAACGATCTTCAGCCCACGGATGTGAGCTCTCGCGTTGGTGGCTCAGACGAGCGATTCCTGTGCAGGAGCATCAGGAAGCTGGTGTACCCAAAGAAGGGCATGCGGGCGGACGACACCTGGCAGTTCATTGTCAATAACGATGAGTACAAACAGGCCATCCAGATCGAGGAGTGCGA AGGAGCGGACCAACCCTGTGACTTCGCCGCCAACTTTCCGCAAAGCTACAATCCCATCTGCAAGCAGCACTACACACAGCAGACCCTGGCCAGCATCACGAGCGATGGCGAACTGGACGTGGTGCAGCATTCCTTCAAGATCCCCTCCTGCTGCAAGTGCGCGTTGAAGACTGGGTGA
- the LOC6729817 gene encoding protein spaetzle isoform X7 — translation MTPMWISLLKVLLLLSAFVGMTTADSAPFMPIPTQHDDLPQKQKQNQNQSPIPETNRHYHQYHSLIQPDQYFKVQRSPNGKLNLVFNDTFVSLQRTDTEVQSEQPTPPRHPSDTFVFPDSPIAKYRPPQSPPRPLRNDTKERNPCAKDESQHLRNFCTNVDDYPDLSGLTQKLKNNFAKFFSNDLQPTDVSSRVGGSDERFLCRSIRKLVYPKKGMRADDTWQFIVNNDEYKQAIQIEECEGADQPCDFAANFPQSYNPICKQHYTQQTLASITSDGELDVVQHSFKIPSCCKCALKTG, via the exons ATGACGCCCATGTGGATATCGCTGCTCAaagtcctgctgctgctgtccgcCTTCGTGGGCATG ACGACCGCGGACAGTGCACCCTTCATGCCCATACCCACCCAGCACGACGATCTGCcccagaaacagaaacagaatcagaatcaATCCCCGATACCCGAAACGAACCGCCATTACCATCAGTATCACAGCCTGATCCAACCAGATCAGTACTTCAAAGTGCAGCGCTCCCCGAACGGAAAGCTGAATCTGGTCTTTAACGATACGTTCGTATCTTTGCAGAGGACGGACACGGAGGTGCAATCCGAACAGCCGACACCACCCCGACATCCATCGGATA CATTTGTCTTCCCCGATTCCCCCATAGCCAAGTATCGGCCACCACAATCCCCACCGCGTCCGCTGAGGAATGACACCAAGGAGCGTAATCCCTGCGCCAAGGATGAAAGCCAACACCTTCGGAACTTCTGCACGAATGTGGACGACTACCCGGACCTTTCAGGCCTCACACAGAAGCTGAAAAACAACTTTGCCAAGTTCTTTAGCAACGATCTTCAGCCCACGGATGTGAGCTCTCGCGTTGGTGGCTCAGACGAGCGATTCCTGTGCAGGAGCATCAGGAAGCTGGTGTACCCAAAGAAGGGCATGCGGGCGGACGACACCTGGCAGTTCATTGTCAATAACGATGAGTACAAACAGGCCATCCAGATCGAGGAGTGCGA AGGAGCGGACCAACCCTGTGACTTCGCCGCCAACTTTCCGCAAAGCTACAATCCCATCTGCAAGCAGCACTACACACAGCAGACCCTGGCCAGCATCACGAGCGATGGCGAACTGGACGTGGTGCAGCATTCCTTCAAGATCCCCTCCTGCTGCAAGTGCGCGTTGAAGACTGGGTGA